The DNA segment AATCGAAAAGCTAGCGCTTGAAGTATTCAAGCAGAATGAACAAGCCATACATCTGTATACTTCTCTAGGATTTGTCCAAGAGGGAGAGAAGAAACAAGCCGTGAAGCTCGAGGATGGAACGTATGACAGTCTCATCCAAATGGGCAGAAGCGTTCTGAAAGGAGGTAGACTGGATGAATAAAGCCATCTTTTTTGATTTAGACGGTACTCTCGTCGACCGTGCATCTAGTTTAAAGAAGTTTCTTGAGAACCAGCACAAACGATTTCCACAGTGGTTTCAGAACGTGCCAATCGATGAGTACTACGAGCGATTTATTCATCTTGAAGAAGATGACTATGTCTGGAAGGATAAAGTCTACCAGTCAATTGAACAAGAATATAAATTGCCGCAACGGAGCTGGCAGAAGCTCTTGAGTGACTATGTTCAGCGCTTCTATTATGATTGCCTTCCTTTTCCTGATGTTGTGGAGACTATTCAATATTTCAAAGACAATGGCTACAAAGTTGGGATCGTGACGAATGGAAGAGGCGAATTTCAGTGGCGAAATATTCACGCTCTTAAGCTCCATAGCCTCTGTGATACGATACTAATTTCGGAACTAGAAGGCTATCAGAAGCCTGACCGCCACTTGTTTGAGAAGGCGATGAAAGAAGTTGATACCATGCCTGTGAACAGTATTTTCGTTGGTGACCATGAAGACCATGATATTGCGGGTGCGAAAGAAGTTGGTATGAGCACCGTGCTCGCTGACCATCTACGCAAGAATCCAAAGACAAATAGTGACTACACGATTCATTCTCTTAGAGAACTACAGCATTTATTTACACTCGCCATCTAAAGTGAAAAGGGGTGCACCCCTCAGCTTGTAGAGAAACCCCGTGTTTTCTGACAGCTTTTATTGTGTGAATCGTGCGGGCAGACCGCCGTGAGTAATGCTTGTTCGCGTACCTTTTCTTTTCCGCGCAAGCGACAATAACGCAGCCCGTTCAGTTCTTTTGAATCTGCGAAGCTACATTCAACCGAACTTATTCTTTGGAGTCATCCCACACATAGCAGGTAATGATTTCTTAGTTATAACTAGAATAACAAATCAACGCAGGGGTCTAATGAAGATCAGAAAAATAAATAAAGGTTGCCGAGACTTCCTCGGCAACCTGTGGAGTGCCCATAAAGGGCACTCCTTTCTGTTAACGTAGGGTAAGCGTATCTTCTACTTGCTTACGCAAAGCTCGTTTTAAGAATTTCCCAACCGATGTTTTTGGAATTTCCTCCATAAAGAGAACCTCATCTGGCAGCCACCACTTCGCAAATTGCGGTCGTAGAAAGTCGTAGATGTCTTCTTTCTTTGTTTGACGCCCTTCCTTCAACACTACACAAGCGACAGGACGTTCCTGCCACTCAGGGTGAGGCAAGGCAACAACAGCCGCTTCAAAGACGTCTTCGTGTGCCATCAGCGCATTTTCAAGGTCTACAGAGGAAATCCATTCTCCCCCACTCTTTATAAGGTCCTTCGTTCGGTCAACGATCTTAATAAATCCTTCTTCATCAATCGTCACGACATCCCCAGTATGAAGCCATCCATCTTGAAATGCCTCGCTTGAGCGTTCGTCGTCCAAATACTCACTCGCAATCCAGTTCCCTCTTAGCAACAGTTCTCCCATCTCTTTACCATCCCAAGCCACTTCACCATTCTGCCCGACAACTTTCAAATCAATGAGCGGGACAGGCGTACCTTGCTTTGCCCGGATATCTAGTCGCTCTTCATTGCTTAAGTCGGTCTGATAGCTCTTCAGTCGAGATACGGTTACCATCGGTGTCGTTTCGGTCATGCCATACGCATGAAGGAACGGAATTCCATACTTCTCTTCAAACGTCTTAATCATTCCTTTAGGTGCAGCCGAACCACCACACACAACTGCGCGAAGACTGCTCGTGTCAAAGTCACCCGTCTCAAATTCCTTCAGCAACCCAAGCCAAATGGTCGGAACCCCAGCCGTTGTGGTGACCTTATATTCCTCAATCAATTCTGCTAGCAATTTAGGAGTAAATCGTGGACCTGGCATCACTTGAGTGGACCCAAACCACGTCGCCCCATACGGCATACCCCATGCGTTGACGTGAAACATAGGAACAACCGGCATACTCACATCTGCCTCAGACACCCCACATCCATCAGCTAGACCTAATGCCATCGCATGTAGCACGGTCCCTCTGTGGTTGTATAGGACACCCTTTGGATTTCCTGTCGTAGCAGAGGTATAACACAACCCAGCGGCATCATTTTCATCCAAGTCTTTACGGAATTCGTATTCCGGGTTCCCTGTTTCAAGTAGCCGCTCGTAATGATACACAGGCGATAGTGTGGTTTCAGGCACCTCTTCATCATCCGTCATAATGACAAATGCTTTAACGTTAGAGATTTCACCTTTGACTGCTTCAATAAGCGGAAGTACATCTTCGTCAATGAGAAGCACTTGGTCTTCAGCATGATTAATAATGTACGCCACATGCTTTGGAGAAAGTCGAAGGTTAATGGTGTGCAAGACCCCTCCCATTCCAGGTATGCCGAAATAAGCTTCTAAGTGACGGTGATGGTTCCAAGCTACTGTTCCTACTTTCTCGCCCCTTTGCACGCCGAGCTGTTCAAGAGCACTTGAAAGCCTGCGAGTACGTTGGCCGATCTCCTTGTAGGACAATCGCTGGATTTTCTTTTGTGTACGTGAAATGACTTCTTTGTTCGGAAAATACTTTTCTGCACGTTCCAACATATCGGACACGAGCAAAGGGATATTCATCATTCTTCTCAAACCTCCAGTTATGGTAGAATGGTCCCAAATCATAAGGAAGCGCTTACATCATACATGATAATAACTAGGTCCTTCTCATCTATTTTCACAAAGGTGAGGAACATTCCTGCTTTTCACTAATTATTTTTCTAAATTTTCACACTTTAATAACGGATCTTCGAATGGTTCAGGAAATACGGTTGGATGAAGCAAGTATGCCAACTTCTGCAGTCCATAGAATAATCTTGGCGATGGACGACAGTAAAGTGACTCTGGTAAAGGGTAAATGTGATCGTCTCGAATAGCAGGTACGTTGTCCCAACCAGGACGCTTACGAATAAGAGAGGGCTTCATCTTCTTCTCGTTGACACCCACCCAAACCATGCATACGACATCAGGATTTCGTCTCCTCACGTCATCCCAGTCCGTTTGGACGCTAGCTTGTTCAGCGTCTTCATAGAGATTACGCCCACCTGCTAGGAGACTCAATTCAGTCAGCCAATTTGGGCCTCCCGGGGTGAAGACGGGCTTTGGCCACCATTCCCAATAAAGAGTTTTCAAGTGTTCGAGAGTAGAAGCTTGCTCTCTATATGTAGACTGAATCGCTTCACACTTAGTCGTCACCTCAGCCGCTCTTTCCTCTCTCCCAATCATCACACCAAGATGATGAACATCCTCCAAGATCTCTTTAAGGGAATTCGGATTGAGGATCACATATGGAAGCTTTCGTCGCTCTAACTCCTCAATGTTCCGCTCCATTCCAGGTACACTTAACGAAGCGACGACAAGATCCGGTTCAAGTTGCTCTACTGCATCCATATCAATAGAGAGATCAGGACCTACCTTTGGTAAAGCTTGTACAGATTGAGGCCAGTCCGAGAAATCGTCCACCGCGACAACATCTTCCATGGCACCTAAGTAGGCAAGAATTTCTGTATTACTTGGGCAAATTGAAACGATTCGCATCATACGACCTCCTCGTGTTATGAAACTCGAATATAGCCTATTGTTACGTTCTACGCTTACATAAAAATAACCATAGTTGGCTTCAGTCTTTATAAATTCAAGGAAGACATATAGAGAAGATTAACGCAGGCTGGATTATTCTTCCTTTACACCATACTAACATACGGTAAACTTGTTCATTTCTCGGTATAGATTGTTTATGGGCATCCTAGTGAAGAACTCGATAAAAGAAGCGTAGTGAAGTTCATATAAAGAAAGGACAAAATCTTGAAATTTTGTCCTTCTGTCTTCCATCCTATTTGATTACATCCCAGATACGTGCTGTTCGCCTACCTCATAAGCCCGCTTGGCTTGTCTTCTTTCAGTCCACCATGAAGCGAGAATCGTCATAAACGGTGTGATGAGCAAGAAGAAGGCGAAGGGAACAAAGTCAAGTACTGGGACACCGACAAGAGCAGCACACAGTAGCGCAAGCATGCTCCAAGGGACCATACCTGTGAAGACGACGGTTGTGTCTGCAATAATTCGGCCTAACTGTCCTTTCGAGAAGTTCGCTTCCCAGTGAGGCTTTAACGCACGCCCTGTTAGAATGACCGGAAACGATTGGTTCGGTGAGATGAAAGCAATCCCAAACGCAACCCCTACCGTTTGCCACGTATTCTTCGTAAGGGAATCAGAATTTGTAAAGACCTTATCAATATAAGGCTGTAGCATCTCGGTATCTTCTATAATTTGTGAGAATACCCCCACAACAAGTATAAAGACAATGAATGGTAACATAGAGAAGATTCCTGTGTGGCTATCAAACCCTGTAAAGATGAGCGTTGACCATTCTATGACCGACTCGCCGCGTATCATCAGGACAACTAATGCAGTGCCGATACTCAGCATAAATGCATGCTTTGTCTTCCCAATCCATAGAATAGCGACCATCAACACAAATGGTGGGAGCAAAGAAATCACGAGTTGAGGGGTCGATAGTCCGTCCAAATTTTCACTTGAGAAAGCACCCGCTTCTACATCGAGAACAACGAGATCCATGACGAAGTAAGCAAGAACCGTCACTAGAACACTTCCGATTAACGTTGGCAGAATACGTAAGAGCTGCCTCCTTACATTAAGGTCAAGCGAATGAATAATGAGCTGAAAGGATGTGGATAAAGGTGAGGTTCGATCTCCTACAAACGCCCCTGAAACTAAGGCTCCTGCCACGTATCCTAATGATACATCGATTGTTCCTGCTGCCGCCATGACCGGTACCCCAACCACGCTTAAACTTCCAACAGCTGAACCGATCACTAACGACATCAGCATGGTAACTAGAAACGTCATCATGAGAAAGTGGTCTGCAGAGATAAAGGAAAGAAAGACCGTATTCATATCCTCCACCGTCCCAGCAAGCTTCCAAGTTGGAAGCACCATGCCAACGAACATCAGAAGCCACGCAACTTC comes from the Pontibacillus halophilus JSM 076056 = DSM 19796 genome and includes:
- a CDS encoding HAD family hydrolase; amino-acid sequence: MNKAIFFDLDGTLVDRASSLKKFLENQHKRFPQWFQNVPIDEYYERFIHLEEDDYVWKDKVYQSIEQEYKLPQRSWQKLLSDYVQRFYYDCLPFPDVVETIQYFKDNGYKVGIVTNGRGEFQWRNIHALKLHSLCDTILISELEGYQKPDRHLFEKAMKEVDTMPVNSIFVGDHEDHDIAGAKEVGMSTVLADHLRKNPKTNSDYTIHSLRELQHLFTLAI
- a CDS encoding long-chain fatty acid--CoA ligase codes for the protein MMNIPLLVSDMLERAEKYFPNKEVISRTQKKIQRLSYKEIGQRTRRLSSALEQLGVQRGEKVGTVAWNHHRHLEAYFGIPGMGGVLHTINLRLSPKHVAYIINHAEDQVLLIDEDVLPLIEAVKGEISNVKAFVIMTDDEEVPETTLSPVYHYERLLETGNPEYEFRKDLDENDAAGLCYTSATTGNPKGVLYNHRGTVLHAMALGLADGCGVSEADVSMPVVPMFHVNAWGMPYGATWFGSTQVMPGPRFTPKLLAELIEEYKVTTTAGVPTIWLGLLKEFETGDFDTSSLRAVVCGGSAAPKGMIKTFEEKYGIPFLHAYGMTETTPMVTVSRLKSYQTDLSNEERLDIRAKQGTPVPLIDLKVVGQNGEVAWDGKEMGELLLRGNWIASEYLDDERSSEAFQDGWLHTGDVVTIDEEGFIKIVDRTKDLIKSGGEWISSVDLENALMAHEDVFEAAVVALPHPEWQERPVACVVLKEGRQTKKEDIYDFLRPQFAKWWLPDEVLFMEEIPKTSVGKFLKRALRKQVEDTLTLR
- a CDS encoding cobalamin-binding protein; the encoded protein is MRIVSICPSNTEILAYLGAMEDVVAVDDFSDWPQSVQALPKVGPDLSIDMDAVEQLEPDLVVASLSVPGMERNIEELERRKLPYVILNPNSLKEILEDVHHLGVMIGREERAAEVTTKCEAIQSTYREQASTLEHLKTLYWEWWPKPVFTPGGPNWLTELSLLAGGRNLYEDAEQASVQTDWDDVRRRNPDVVCMVWVGVNEKKMKPSLIRKRPGWDNVPAIRDDHIYPLPESLYCRPSPRLFYGLQKLAYLLHPTVFPEPFEDPLLKCENLEK
- a CDS encoding Na+/H+ antiporter NhaC family protein; the encoded protein is MKQSFLLREIVLILTITIGVLMVAVVHNFSMTLAIVPGFAILLYFFYKKGYTHAHLRDAITTGIKRNKEVAWLLMFVGMVLPTWKLAGTVEDMNTVFLSFISADHFLMMTFLVTMLMSLVIGSAVGSLSVVGVPVMAAAGTIDVSLGYVAGALVSGAFVGDRTSPLSTSFQLIIHSLDLNVRRQLLRILPTLIGSVLVTVLAYFVMDLVVLDVEAGAFSSENLDGLSTPQLVISLLPPFVLMVAILWIGKTKHAFMLSIGTALVVLMIRGESVIEWSTLIFTGFDSHTGIFSMLPFIVFILVVGVFSQIIEDTEMLQPYIDKVFTNSDSLTKNTWQTVGVAFGIAFISPNQSFPVILTGRALKPHWEANFSKGQLGRIIADTTVVFTGMVPWSMLALLCAALVGVPVLDFVPFAFFLLITPFMTILASWWTERRQAKRAYEVGEQHVSGM